From Plasmodium brasilianum strain Bolivian I chromosome 5, whole genome shotgun sequence, the proteins below share one genomic window:
- a CDS encoding arsenical pump-driving ATPase has translation MSGSESESDACSVSIKSSEISDEEYEKNLNKLIENETLNWIFVGGKGGVGKTTTSCSIAIQLSKKRESVLLISTDPAHNTSDAFNQKFTNQPTLVKSFTNLYCMEIDTTFAESTAFKLNKKEFFDNIIPELLQSFPGIDEALCFAELMQSIKNMKYSVIVFDTAPTGHTLRLLAFPDLLKKALGYLINLREKLQGTLNVLKSLTNNEMELEGLYEKINHLNAMSISIQSNFQNPLKTTFVCVCIPEFLSVYETERLIQELTKKSISCYNIVVNQVVFPLESPMVDLNHCESLLTQIKDKNVETTFNNLILKTKELQDVYISRRKLQTKYLKQIKTLYGSDFHIVCMPQLKNEIRGLDSLSAFSEMLLQSKEIPIYN, from the coding sequence atgaGCGGGTCCGAATCAGAATCAGATGCATGCTCTGTAAGTATAAAGAGCAGTGAGATAAGCGATGAAGAATATGAAAAGaatttgaataaattaattgAAAATGAAACATTAAATTGGATATTTGTAGGAGGAAAAGGAGGAGTAGGTAAAACAACTACATCTTGTTCTATAGCAATACAATTAtctaaaaaaagagaatcagttttattaatatctaCAGATCCTGCACATAATACAAGTGATGCTTTTAACCAAAAATTTACAAACCAACCAACACTTGTAAAATCGTTTACTAATTTATATTGTATGGAAATAGATACGACATTTGCAGAGAGTACAGCTTTtaaattgaataaaaaagaattttttgataatataatTCCTGAGTTATTACAAAGTTTTCCAGGTATTGATGAAGCATTATGTTTTGCAGAATTAATGcaatcaataaaaaatatgaaatactCAGTAATTGTTTTTGATACAGCACCTACTGGACATACACTTAGACTATTAGCTTTTCcagatttattaaaaaaagcattAGGTTATCTAATAAACCTTAGAGAAAAATTACAAGGAACTCTGAATGTATTAAAGAGTCTTACCAATAATGAAATGGAACTAGAAGGATTATATGAAAAGATTAATCATCTTAATGCTATGTCTATTAGTATTCAAtcaaattttcaaaatcCGTTAAAAACAACATTTGTATGTGTTTGTATTCCAGAATTTTTAAGTGTATATGAAACTGAAAGGTTAATACAAgagttaacaaaaaaaagtatcTCGTGTTATAATATTGTAGTTAATCAAGTTGTTTTCCCTTTAGAATCTCCCATGGTTGACTTAAACCATTGTGAATCCTTACTAACACaaattaaagataaaaatgtgGAAACAACTTTTAATaatcttattttaaaaacaaaagaactGCAAGATGTGTATATTTCCAGGAGAAAATTACAAACCAAGTAccttaaacaaataaaaactCTCTATGGTTCTGATTTCCACATTGTATGTATGCCTCAgctaaaaaatgaaataagagGCCTAGACAGCCTATCCGCCTTTTCAGAAATGCTCCTGCAGTCGAAGGAAATACCAATATACAACTGA
- a CDS encoding hypothetical protein (conserved Plasmodium protein) — protein sequence MRTVLFNGPYIPDFDAGYNVQVNGLSVNFLKDPFCFRNNVVESMYYKQREQNNTINMGGENKKELNPTASTKFVEIPRYTYEERITNINDTIIHKNTFVPCKEPIYYYNEREEKVPIYEAKQIKYSPKSVEGGGKLV from the coding sequence ATGAGAACTGTTTTGTTCAACGGCCCATATATTCCTGATTTTGATGCTGGGTACAATGTTCAGGTGAATGGTCTGAGtgttaactttttaaaagaCCCTTTCTGCTTTAGAAATAATGTAGTAGAAAGCATGTATTATAAGCAGCgagaacaaaataatactataaatatgggtggtgaaaataaaaaagaattgaaTCCAACTGCCTCTACAAAATTTGTGGAGATACCAAGATATACTTACGAAGAACgcataacaaatataaatgatacaaTAATACACAAAAATACGTTTGTTCCATGTAAAGAGcctatttattattataacgaGAGGGAAGAAAAGGTCCCTATTTATGAGgcaaaacaaataaaatattcccCAAAAAGTGTTGAAGGGGGAGGAAAACTTGTATGA
- a CDS encoding armadillo-domain containing rhoptry protein, which yields MGNQCCAGRDLLYKNKLHEFGLEGSKTIRKLLSFTSNDILRFDKAYDENDVQEFVNLCSSSCEIEKLEDRMHPWAADPKTIGALSATQLAILASKENEPHYKDAIREADGIPVFINLLKSHELDRVHAAVVALSFLSVDNVKNCICMFENGALPYLISGMKSNIDGMKAACAQTCRNIFVLDKKYKKEFLKLGGIVQLVNLLELPPNYDDSQPLYTQLEAIYHLEDFILNDGDEVPEFLEVVKSSNAIKNLKNLQQCPEQDLAEASNVLLLRLTD from the exons ATGGGAAATCAATGTTGTGCAGGAAGAGAT ttactttataaaaataaattgcacGAATTCGGTTTAGAAGGGTCAAAGacaataagaaaattattatcctttacaa GCAATGATATTCTAAGATTCGATAAGGCATATGATGAGAATGATGTGCAAGAATTTGTCAATTTATGTTCCTCTAGTTGCGAG atCGAAAAGTTAGAGGACAGAATGCATCCTTGGGCCGCAGACCCTAAAACAATAGGAGCCTTATCAGCAACTCAACTGGCAATTCTGGCTAGCAAAGAGA ACGAACCTCATTACAAAGATGCAATTCGTGAGGCCGACGGAATACCtgttttcataaatttgttaaaatcacat GAATTAGATAGAGTACATGCGGCTGTTGTTGCCTTGTCATTTTTGTCCGTTGACA ATGTGAAAAattgcatatgtatgtttgaGAATGGGGCCTTACCATATCTTATTAGTGGAATGAAGTCAAATATAGATGGGATGAAGGCGGCTTGCGCTCAGACCtgtagaaatatttttgttctgG acaaaaaatacaaaaaggaatttttaaaactagGAGGAATAGTTCAACTCGTGAATTTATTAGAact ACCTCCCAATTATGATGATAGTCAACCCCTATATACTCAATTAGAGGCAATTTATCACTTGGAGGATTTTATACTG AATGATGGAGATGAAGTACCAGAATTTTTGGAAGTAGTAAAAAGCTCTAAtgcaattaaaaatttaaaaaatttgcaacAG tgcCCTGAACAAGATCTTGCCGAAGCTTCAAATGTTCTTCTACTAAGACTCACCGATTAG
- a CDS encoding acylated pleckstrin-homology domain-containing protein codes for MGNTVPYSCYERWGKRTPDGPLINYDPQITNNGPLANLLENFNYDLNEETHYAGAKKDNDGANEGWYKNENNNSYSNNSYHNKSNYNNNTNLYGNNKDSSNNNNINPKVIRNARRRPTYSPTARKINIETEDEEDDDKLSTDKSDENISAKDIKDEKIKQYRKTLTKIIKIKTAIFHETVKVTCSKDGKMLEWYKGKADEDGRKKPIGSFPLNKITSIRTKVDNLKSLEIAVSSVNISTYLFFFKTREERESWQNDLESFRKIMSMK; via the exons atgggCAACACAGTTCCGTATAGCTGCTACGAGAGATGGGGAAAGAGGACGCCAGATGGTCCCCTCATTAATTATGATCCCCAGATA ACGAATAATGGCCCTTTGGCCAACCTGCTAGAAAATTTCAACTATGACTTAAATGAAGAAACGCACTACGCTGGTGCGAAAAAGGACAACGACGGAGCTAATGAAGGATGGTACAAAAAtgagaataataatagttatagtaataatagttatcataataaaagtaattacaataataatacaaacctatatggaaataataaagatagtagtaacaataataatataaatccAAAAGTCATCCGGAATGCAAGGAGAAGACCTACATATTCTCCTACCGctagaaaaataaacatcGAAACAGAAGATGAAGAGGATGATGACAAATTATCTACTGATAAGTCTGATGAAAATATATCAGCTAAAGATATAAAagacgaaaaaataaaacaatatagaaaaactttaactaaaattataaaaataaaaactgcAATATTTCATGAAACAGTTAAAGTCACTTGTTCGAAAGATGGGAAAATGCTCGAATGGTATAAAGGAAAAGCAGATGAAGATGGGAGAAAAAAACCTATTGGATCATTTcctttaaacaaaataacatCCATTAGAACAAAAGTAGACAATCTCAAGTCTTTAGAAATAGCTGTAAGTAGTGTTAATATAAgcacttatttatttttcttcaaaaCAAGGGAAGAAAGGGAGAGTTGGCAAAACGACTTGGAATCgtttagaaaaattatgagTATGAAATAA
- a CDS encoding GTP-binding protein, producing the protein MRFMFKVLLLANVYYIIVLCFLKNSHSSKDNVFLYIQKKNVIFKILNFQKSKNVRKKCNRVVYMTNKENNEQTSEKGQEEEKKKKKSVKFYGFSHIYKHLNLDKGNLTHKEEENVGKAEEIEVVAGTDEDETGPSIEASSDAANMRNNSLLVKDDPNRIQKMKFENIYDYSSIFKEKEKKIEVRKYIGNIFQKLPKFKDNLKVIKDALLYLKFIEKGNLYLIKNVDKKSVNCEPYDDLSNTKRKKKGTKKDKIKLELTSIYNNINKEKHMKKRICKECCIKVDLYTKLLSRPLNNIYNLHKNIKKFLHPFQYSLYENAVTILYKDGEVTNSLSDVLNNILDIRKLITITGKTYAGQLKYLKTCREIFKKLNEAIVDLNIILQSGRKWLDLYNSYIKKIRKIKYIDITQPAISIIGCTNVGKSSILNSITNSKSRIADYNFTTKEFNLGHYSFTNESDILTTQIMDLPGLINRSEDKRNIMEKLSLSSLKNIPSGVIYVFDPLKKDDHKFSSLKSQIDIRYYLRGLFPFRPWIDVITKSDLINFDQVDIPKDIKENALFVSAMNKDSLLPLKDKINEITLKLNNFLSKHTME; encoded by the coding sequence atgagATTTATGTTTAAAGTTCTACTACTAGCAAATGTGTATTACATTATAGTTTTGtgttttttgaaaaacaGTCACTCAAGTAAGGacaatgtttttttatatatacaaaaaaagaatgttatcttcaaaattttgaattttcaaaaaagtaaaaatgtacgtaaaaaatgtaacagGGTTGTGTATATGAcgaataaggaaaataatgaGCAGACAAGTGAAAAAGGCCAagaggaggaaaaaaaaaaaaaaaaaagtgtaaaattttatgggttctcacatatatataaacatttaaatttGGATAAAGGTAACTTAACACATAAGGAGGAAGAAAATGTAGGAAAAGCGGAAGAAATAGAAGTAGTAGCAGGAACAGATGAGGACGAAACAGGCCCCTCTATAGAAGCGAGTAGTGATGCTGCAAATATGAGAAACAACAGTCTACTAGTCAAGGATGACCCGAATAGGATACAGAAAATGAAGTtcgaaaatatatatgactaCAGCagtatatttaaagaaaaggaaaaaaaaattgaagtgagaaaatatatagggaatatttttcaaaaacttCCTAAATTTAAGGACAACTTAAAGGTTATTAAAGACGCGTTATTATATCTGAAGTTTATAGAAAAAgggaatttatatttaattaagaaTGTTGATAAGAAGAGTGTAAATTGTGAACCTTATGATGATTTGTCCAAtacgaaaagaaaaaaaaaaggaactaaaaaagataaaataaaattagaattaacgagtatttataataatataaataaagaaaaacatatgaaaaaaaggatatgtAAAGAATGTTGTATTAAAGTTgatttatatacaaaactTTTATCGAGgcctttaaataatatttataatttacataaaaatataaaaaaatttttacaccCTTTTCAGTATAgtttatatgaaaatgcAGTAACgatattatataaagatgGAGAAGTAACAAATTCGTTAAGTgatgttttaaataatattttagatATTAGAAAATTAATTACAATAACAGGAAAAACATATGCTGGTCAgctgaaatatttaaaaacatgtagagaaatttttaaaaagttaaatgaAGCTATAGTAGatcttaatattattttacagtCAGGTAGGAAATGGTtagatttatataattcgtatataaaaaaaataagaaaaataaaatatatagatataacaCAACCTGCTATATCAATTATAGGTTGTACTAATGTAGGAAAAAGTAGTATTCTTAATTCTATTACTAATTCTAAATCACGGATAGCTGATTATAATTTCACTACTAAAGAATTCAATTTAGGCCATTATTCATTTACAAATGAAAGTGATATATTGACAACACAAATTATGGACTTACCAGGTTTAATAAATCGATCAGAAgacaaaagaaatattatggaaaaattatctctttcttctttaaaaaatataccttCAGGagttatatatgtttttgatcctttaaaaaaagatgatcATAAATTCTCTTCTTTGAAATCACAAATTGATATTCGATACTATTTAAGAGGATTATTTCCTTTTAGACCATGGATTGATGTCATAACAAAATCGGATCTAATAAACTTTGATCAGGTCGATATACCAAAAGATATAAAGGAAAATGCTCTCTTTGTCTCTGCAATGAACAAAGATTCTTTACTACCCCTGAaggataaaattaatgaaataacaCTCAAACTGAACAATTTTTTGAGCAAGCATACAATGGAATGA